In Castor canadensis chromosome 11, mCasCan1.hap1v2, whole genome shotgun sequence, a single genomic region encodes these proteins:
- the LOC109675788 gene encoding olfactory receptor 1P1-like produces MAGENQSSIFEFFLWGLSENPEQQRILFLLFLWMYIITVAGNLLIVLAIAADTRLHTPMYFFLASLSCADILFTSTTVPKALVNIQTQSRSISYAGCLAQLYFFLIFGVMDSFLLSTMAYDCYVVICHPLHYTMIMNLLRCTFMVTACWALTNLVAMTYTFLLFRLSFCSKKIILDFFCDLGPLLMLSCSDTQVKELVILFLGGTVILIPLFLILVSYIYIVTALLRVPSAQGRLKAFSTCGSHLVVVSLFFGTVIKAYLCPSSSSSNSVVDNTAAAVMYAVVTPLLNPFIYSLQNKDMKGALVRLFRGKGSFL; encoded by the coding sequence ATGGCTGGAGAGAATCAGAGCAGCATCTTCGAGTTCTTCCTCTGGGGACTGTCAGAGAACCCAGAGCAGCAGCGCATCCTCTTCCTGCTGTTCCTGTGGATGTACATCATCACCGTAGCTGGGAACCTGCTCATTGTCCTGGCCATTGCTGCTGATACACgtctccacacccccatgtatttcttccttgcCAGCCTGTCTTGTGCAGACATCCTTTTCACCTCCACCACTGTGCCCAAGGCCCTGGTGAACATCCAGACCCAGAGCAGGTCCATCTCCTATGCAGGATGCCTGGCACAGCTCTACTTCTTCTTGATTTTTGGGGTTATGGACAGCTTTCTCCTGTCCACAATGGCCTATGACTGCTATGTAGTCATTTGCCACCCTCTCCACTACACAATGATCATGAACCTATTGCGCTGCACATTCATGGTGACTGCCTGCTGGGCCCTGACAAATCTTGTTGCCATGACCtacactttccttttattccgTCTGTCCTTCTGCTCGAAGAAGATCATTCTTGACTTCTTCTGTGACCTGGGACCCCTGCTGATGCTCTCTTGCTCTGATACCCAGGTCAAAGAGCTTGTGATTCTCTTCTTGGGGGGCACAGTCATATTAATccccctttttctcatcctgGTCTCTTATATCTACATTGTTACTGCTCTCCTCAGAGTCCCCTCTGCTCAGGGAAGGCTCAAGGCCTTCTCTACCTGTGGTTCCCACCTTGTGGTGGTTTCCCTGTTCTTTGGGACTGTGATCAAGGCTTATCTGTGCCCCTCATCCTCTTCCTCCAACTCAGTGGTTGATAATACAGCAGCTGCTGTCATGTACGCAGTGGTGACTCCCCTGCTAAACCCTTTCATTTACAGCTTGCAGAACAAGGACATGAAGGGGGCACTGGTCAGACTTTTCAGGGGCAAAGGATCCTTCTTATGA